Proteins encoded together in one Streptomyces sp. NA04227 window:
- a CDS encoding LCP family protein has translation MSTQPLPEPQPPGAAPPADRPRRGGRWPRRVLVTVLVLVLLLLGYGIALYFWAGSKLHTTDAFARYPGRPDTGEGTNWLLVGSDSRERLTPEQRRKLHVGGEHGQNTDTIMILHYGSSGPYLVSLPRDSYVAIPGHGRGKINAAYALGGPRLLTRTVEQATGLHLHHYAEVSFLGYVHVVDELGGVRICVPRGGLHDEKSGADFDAGCQEMNGTQALAYVRARYSDPQGDLGRVRRQRQLVGAVADKALSFPVLVSPWRHIPFTESALDALTVDTGTGIAPLTRMGLKTKDLSEGKGATTTVPIGSQTTIAGVGDVVLWDEAKAKRLFRALREDERLPKG, from the coding sequence ATGAGTACGCAGCCGCTGCCCGAGCCGCAGCCGCCCGGCGCGGCCCCGCCCGCGGACCGGCCGCGCCGCGGCGGCCGCTGGCCCCGCCGGGTCCTGGTGACCGTGCTCGTCCTGGTGCTGCTCCTGCTCGGGTACGGGATCGCCCTGTACTTCTGGGCGGGCTCCAAGCTGCACACCACCGACGCCTTCGCCCGCTACCCGGGCCGCCCGGACACCGGCGAGGGCACCAACTGGCTCCTGGTCGGCTCGGACAGCCGGGAGCGGCTGACACCCGAACAGCGCAGGAAGCTCCACGTCGGCGGCGAGCACGGGCAGAACACCGACACGATCATGATCCTGCACTACGGCAGCAGCGGCCCCTACCTGGTCTCACTGCCCCGGGACTCGTACGTCGCCATCCCCGGCCACGGCCGGGGCAAGATCAACGCCGCCTACGCGCTCGGCGGCCCCCGCCTGCTCACCCGCACCGTCGAACAGGCCACCGGCCTGCACCTGCACCACTACGCCGAGGTCAGCTTCCTCGGCTACGTACATGTCGTGGACGAACTCGGCGGCGTCCGCATCTGCGTACCGCGCGGCGGTCTGCACGACGAGAAGTCCGGCGCCGACTTCGACGCGGGCTGCCAGGAGATGAACGGCACCCAGGCACTTGCGTACGTACGGGCTCGTTACAGCGACCCGCAGGGCGACCTCGGCCGGGTCAGGCGGCAGCGGCAACTGGTGGGCGCGGTCGCCGACAAGGCGCTGAGCTTCCCGGTACTGGTCAGCCCCTGGCGGCACATCCCGTTCACGGAGAGCGCCCTGGACGCCCTGACCGTGGACACCGGCACCGGCATCGCCCCGCTGACCCGGATGGGACTCAAGACGAAGGACCTCTCCGAGGGCAAGGGCGCGACGACGACCGTACCGATCGGCTCGCAGACGACGATCGCCGGAGTCGGCGACGTCGTCCTGTGGGACGAGGCGAAGGCGAAGCGGCTGTTCCGCGCACTGCGGGAGGACGAGCGGTTGCCGAAGGGGTGA